One window of the Haloarcula halobia genome contains the following:
- a CDS encoding DUF7504 family protein, giving the protein MGCDVSGGRVRVVDCNRADDEALGESVTAVTSPADLTGIGIEYSGQYEEMYARGYDAVRTGIYTLTPLLVFSEDVRSVFRFVNIVTSRVRTADGLSVCVIDPEAHDDQVVGSIAQSFDGRIDVRGGDDGPEIRVQGLPDQPTEWTPMG; this is encoded by the coding sequence CTGGGCTGTGACGTCTCCGGCGGCCGGGTCCGGGTCGTCGACTGCAACCGGGCGGACGACGAGGCACTCGGCGAGTCCGTCACGGCGGTGACGTCGCCCGCCGACCTCACGGGTATCGGCATCGAGTACTCCGGGCAGTACGAGGAGATGTACGCCCGGGGCTACGACGCCGTCAGGACGGGCATCTACACGCTGACGCCGCTGCTGGTGTTCAGCGAGGACGTTCGCTCGGTCTTCCGGTTCGTGAACATCGTCACCAGCCGCGTCCGGACCGCCGACGGCCTGAGCGTCTGTGTCATCGACCCCGAGGCACACGACGACCAGGTCGTCGGCAGCATCGCCCAGTCGTTCGACGGTCGGATCGACGTCCGCGGCGGGGACGACGGGCCGGAGATCCGGGTACAGGGCCTCCCCGACCAACCGACCGAGTGGACGCCGATGGGATAA
- the purS gene encoding phosphoribosylformylglycinamidine synthase subunit PurS has translation MTVYTATVTVRLKRGVLDPEAETTQHSLERLGFELEDLRSADQFELDIDAASADEAADRAAEMAERLLANPTIHDYDVEVDQAE, from the coding sequence ATGACCGTCTACACCGCAACGGTGACCGTCCGACTCAAACGGGGCGTTCTGGACCCCGAGGCCGAGACGACCCAGCACTCGCTCGAACGGCTGGGCTTCGAGCTCGAGGACCTCCGGTCTGCGGACCAGTTCGAGCTCGACATCGACGCCGCGTCGGCCGACGAGGCCGCCGACCGGGCCGCGGAGATGGCCGAACGCCTGCTCGCGAACCCGACCATCCACGACTACGACGTGGAGGTCGACCAGGCCGAATGA
- a CDS encoding GAF domain-containing protein has translation MSEHHPTVVCADPDDAARAATLEALAGADLDVVGAATVADVDAAVDESVDCVVTAFSFPDGDAFDVVDAVRLAHDDCVCILFTDESPSDLPRGRPDQVVEYVPRSIPAARERLADVVALAAAESTHAAFPVPDREADRLAAVREYDVEALAAEETFERLTALMTTHFDIDVAFVGLVDEHEERFVACEGANWRTLAREDSICTHTILSDEVTVVDDTHEDPRFAANDRLDDLDIRSYAGARITDEAGNALGAVCCIDDEPRSYTAAERADIRRFADEVEEQLSLRRRLGAGVT, from the coding sequence GTGAGCGAGCACCACCCGACCGTGGTCTGTGCCGACCCGGACGACGCTGCACGGGCGGCGACGCTCGAGGCGCTGGCCGGCGCGGACCTGGACGTCGTCGGCGCGGCCACCGTCGCGGATGTCGACGCGGCCGTCGACGAGTCAGTCGACTGCGTGGTCACGGCCTTTTCGTTCCCGGACGGGGACGCCTTCGACGTCGTCGATGCGGTCCGACTGGCACACGACGACTGTGTCTGTATCCTCTTTACCGACGAGTCGCCGTCCGATCTGCCCAGGGGCCGGCCGGACCAGGTCGTCGAGTACGTCCCGCGGTCGATTCCCGCTGCCCGCGAGCGACTCGCCGACGTCGTCGCGCTCGCGGCCGCCGAGTCGACCCACGCCGCGTTCCCCGTCCCGGACCGGGAGGCCGATCGCCTCGCGGCCGTCCGCGAGTACGACGTCGAGGCGCTCGCCGCCGAGGAGACGTTCGAGCGCCTCACGGCGCTGATGACGACGCACTTCGACATCGACGTTGCCTTCGTGGGACTCGTCGACGAACACGAGGAGCGGTTCGTCGCCTGCGAGGGGGCCAACTGGCGGACGCTGGCCCGCGAGGACTCCATCTGTACGCACACCATCCTCTCCGATGAGGTGACCGTGGTCGACGACACGCACGAGGACCCTCGCTTTGCCGCCAACGACCGACTCGACGACCTCGACATCCGCTCGTACGCCGGGGCCCGGATAACCGACGAGGCGGGCAATGCCCTGGGCGCGGTCTGCTGTATCGACGACGAGCCCCGCTCGTACACGGCCGCCGAGCGGGCCGACATCCGGCGATTCGCCGACGAAGTCGAAGAACAGCTGTCGCTGCGCCGCCGACTCGGTGCCGGGGTGACGTGA
- the purQ gene encoding phosphoribosylformylglycinamidine synthase I → MTIAVIQFGGSNCDRDSVRALASLGFDAELVWHEDGLPDSVEGIMLPGGFSYGDYLRAGAMAARSPIMQDVKDAAEDGIPVLGVCNGAQIGCESSLTPGVFTTNESARFQCEHVHLRVENADTPWTNHYEEGDVVELPIAHGEGRYEITDERLADLEAEDRILFRYCDADGAVTSEANPNGSKHAVAGVTGAGDHVAVMMPHPERASLEDLGRTDGQGVLEGFAE, encoded by the coding sequence ATGACGATCGCAGTGATCCAATTCGGCGGCTCGAACTGCGACCGCGACTCGGTCCGGGCGCTGGCGTCGCTGGGCTTCGACGCCGAACTCGTCTGGCACGAGGACGGGCTGCCAGATTCCGTCGAGGGTATCATGCTCCCCGGCGGCTTCTCCTACGGCGACTACCTCCGGGCCGGCGCGATGGCCGCTCGCTCGCCCATCATGCAGGACGTCAAGGACGCTGCCGAGGACGGCATTCCGGTGCTCGGCGTCTGTAACGGCGCGCAGATCGGGTGTGAGTCGTCGCTGACCCCTGGCGTGTTCACCACCAACGAGAGCGCCCGGTTCCAGTGTGAACACGTCCACCTGCGCGTGGAGAACGCGGACACGCCGTGGACCAACCACTACGAGGAAGGCGACGTGGTCGAACTCCCCATCGCTCACGGCGAGGGCCGCTACGAGATCACCGACGAGCGCCTCGCGGACCTGGAGGCCGAGGACCGCATCCTCTTCCGGTACTGCGACGCGGACGGTGCGGTAACGTCCGAGGCCAACCCCAACGGCTCGAAACACGCCGTCGCGGGCGTCACCGGCGCGGGCGACCACGTCGCGGTCATGATGCCCCACCCCGAGCGGGCGTCTCTCGAAGACCTGGGGCGCACCGACGGGCAGGGCGTGCTCGAAGGCTTCGCGGAGTAA
- a CDS encoding archaeosine biosynthesis radical SAM protein RaSEA: protein MSKPSPDGYEQGKGMDAHNAVMREIRSRNDSTYDPREPTRVWLDEDNTPDGVYQSLTIILNTGGCRWARAGGCTMCGYVAESVEGGSVAHEDLMAQIQHCLDHEAENADAESGLVKIYTSGSFLDEREVPAETRQAIAETFADRERIVVESLPDFVQADRVGDFVDVGLETDVAVGLETATDRVRHDSVNKYFDFADFEDACEAAREAGAGVKAYLLMKPPFLTESEAVADMKRSVRKCAAVSGCHTVSMNPCNVQRYTMVEELYHDGGYRPPWLWSVAEVLESTADVSGSGATGGSSDSSDGEDVIVVSDPVGHGSDRGPHNCGECDDRVQRAIKDFDLRQDETVFEQVSCECEATWEAVMEREKGYSLPLAR, encoded by the coding sequence ATGAGCAAGCCCAGTCCCGACGGCTACGAGCAGGGCAAGGGCATGGACGCCCACAACGCGGTGATGCGCGAGATTCGGTCGCGCAACGACTCGACCTACGACCCCCGGGAGCCGACCCGGGTCTGGCTCGACGAGGACAACACGCCCGACGGGGTGTACCAGAGCCTGACGATCATCCTCAACACCGGCGGCTGCCGGTGGGCCCGCGCCGGCGGGTGTACGATGTGTGGCTACGTCGCCGAGTCCGTCGAGGGCGGCAGCGTCGCCCACGAGGATTTGATGGCCCAGATCCAGCACTGTCTGGACCACGAGGCAGAGAACGCCGACGCCGAGTCGGGCCTCGTCAAGATATACACCTCCGGGTCCTTCCTCGACGAGCGCGAGGTGCCGGCCGAGACCCGGCAGGCCATCGCCGAGACGTTCGCCGACCGCGAGCGCATCGTCGTCGAGTCGCTGCCGGACTTCGTGCAGGCCGACCGCGTCGGCGACTTCGTCGACGTGGGCCTCGAGACCGACGTGGCCGTGGGGCTGGAGACGGCAACGGACCGCGTGCGCCACGACTCGGTGAACAAGTACTTCGACTTCGCCGACTTCGAAGACGCCTGCGAGGCCGCCCGAGAGGCCGGTGCCGGCGTGAAGGCCTATCTCCTGATGAAGCCCCCCTTCCTCACCGAGTCGGAGGCCGTCGCGGACATGAAACGCTCCGTGCGGAAGTGTGCCGCCGTTTCCGGCTGTCACACCGTCTCGATGAACCCCTGCAACGTCCAGCGCTACACGATGGTCGAGGAACTGTACCACGACGGCGGCTACCGCCCGCCGTGGCTCTGGTCGGTCGCCGAGGTGCTGGAATCGACCGCCGACGTCTCCGGGAGCGGAGCGACCGGAGGCTCGTCAGACTCGTCTGACGGTGAGGACGTCATCGTCGTCTCGGATCCCGTCGGCCACGGGAGCGACCGCGGCCCGCACAACTGCGGCGAGTGTGACGACCGTGTCCAGCGAGCCATCAAGGACTTCGACCTGCGGCAGGACGAGACGGTCTTCGAGCAGGTGTCCTGTGAGTGCGAGGCGACGTGGGAGGCCGTGATGGAACGCGAAAAGGGCTACTCGCTGCCGCTGGCGCGCTGA
- a CDS encoding VanZ family protein, whose amino-acid sequence MDRSAIRRWIPAAGFALLLLVTSLVPIPANGDTAVPTLLGVGLDKWVHAVSYGVLTGLLARGRQSQDVAGVTAVVLVAIGYGAGVEVLQGFVPSRGTSGADVLANAVGAVLAGAAVLGSLKAKLSPR is encoded by the coding sequence ATGGATCGGTCGGCAATTCGCCGGTGGATTCCGGCGGCCGGGTTCGCACTCCTCTTGCTCGTCACTTCGCTGGTGCCGATACCGGCGAATGGTGACACGGCAGTGCCGACGCTGCTGGGCGTCGGTCTGGACAAGTGGGTCCACGCGGTCAGTTACGGCGTTCTCACCGGGTTGCTGGCACGGGGACGACAGAGCCAGGACGTGGCCGGCGTCACCGCGGTCGTCCTCGTCGCCATCGGCTACGGGGCAGGTGTCGAGGTCCTGCAGGGCTTCGTCCCCTCCCGGGGAACCAGCGGCGCGGACGTCCTGGCGAACGCCGTCGGTGCGGTACTCGCGGGGGCCGCGGTGCTGGGGTCGCTCAAAGCGAAACTGAGCCCCCGGTAG
- a CDS encoding STT3 domain-containing protein has protein sequence MPGGLVQGEPLMVATLWWVASLFGGSTEAIGHVLAWYPVLSALVSAVLLYALALRVTNDRRVGLASVLFLAFIPGHAFRTSLGFADHHAFDYPWLGLTTLALVVLLTADVDRDSLRTPGRWFAAGGLGLGLAGQVLAWEAGPLLILPVGIALTGKTILDVAADRSSLRTNAPVLAGTTLGAILAWGVHAIAGWQTTLVASTPALLTVGILAVSLTAAVVRQMGGTTRQLAGIDVGLGIVGFLVLRFGLPAQWATVQGRLDTLFRSDAIAETYGLFNADSFGFLLLFGFTLVLSLPAMGWGVQQAREGSLGWLVASSYAWFLFGLATIQVRFVGELATFAALFTGVAFVWVASWIDLARPLSTDGGRDVVDVIVPETRTLGALVVLFLLFGGFGMLQVPVKTSQVVIEDGTYEAASAIETNAAERELEYNQNYVLSRWGQNRMYNYFVNGEAESYAYARSNYPQFLSSQSPAGVYDRHSGRVGYVATTDGPDLPAETMYGRMHNAMGSRNGEVSGLGHFQPVYASESGSHKAFALVPGATVRGTAAANTTVTLTTDVSVSGTSFEYERQTTANATGAFAVTVANPGTYTVTIRDGETREVDVSQAAVYDGQNVTVG, from the coding sequence ATGCCCGGCGGCCTCGTCCAGGGCGAACCGCTGATGGTCGCGACCCTCTGGTGGGTCGCCAGTCTCTTCGGCGGGAGCACCGAGGCCATCGGACACGTGCTCGCGTGGTACCCGGTGCTCTCGGCGCTCGTCTCTGCCGTCTTGCTCTACGCCCTCGCGCTTCGGGTGACGAACGACCGTCGTGTCGGCCTGGCCTCCGTGCTCTTCCTGGCGTTCATCCCCGGCCACGCGTTCCGCACCAGCCTCGGGTTCGCCGACCATCACGCCTTCGACTACCCGTGGCTCGGCCTGACGACGCTGGCGCTCGTGGTCTTGCTAACGGCCGACGTAGACAGAGACTCGCTACGCACACCGGGACGCTGGTTCGCAGCCGGTGGACTCGGACTCGGTCTGGCCGGACAGGTCCTCGCCTGGGAGGCCGGGCCGCTACTGATTCTGCCAGTCGGTATCGCTCTGACCGGGAAGACGATTCTCGACGTCGCGGCCGACCGCTCGTCGCTCCGCACGAACGCCCCGGTCCTCGCAGGGACGACGCTCGGGGCCATCCTCGCCTGGGGTGTCCACGCGATTGCTGGGTGGCAGACAACACTCGTCGCATCGACGCCGGCACTGTTGACCGTCGGTATACTGGCGGTCTCGCTGACCGCCGCGGTCGTCCGTCAGATGGGCGGCACCACGAGACAACTGGCCGGAATCGACGTCGGCCTGGGTATCGTCGGGTTCCTCGTGCTCCGTTTCGGTCTCCCGGCACAGTGGGCGACCGTACAGGGTCGTCTCGATACGCTCTTTCGCTCGGACGCCATCGCCGAGACGTACGGCCTCTTCAACGCCGATTCCTTCGGCTTCCTGCTCCTGTTTGGCTTCACGCTCGTTCTCTCGCTCCCCGCGATGGGCTGGGGCGTCCAGCAAGCACGTGAGGGGTCGCTCGGGTGGCTCGTCGCCAGCAGTTACGCGTGGTTCTTGTTCGGACTCGCGACCATTCAGGTGCGCTTCGTCGGCGAACTGGCCACCTTCGCGGCGCTTTTCACCGGCGTCGCGTTCGTGTGGGTGGCGTCGTGGATCGACCTCGCACGGCCGCTTTCGACTGACGGCGGTCGAGACGTCGTCGACGTAATCGTCCCGGAGACGCGGACGCTCGGCGCGCTGGTCGTCCTCTTCCTGCTGTTTGGCGGGTTCGGCATGTTGCAGGTCCCGGTCAAGACGAGCCAGGTGGTCATCGAGGACGGCACCTACGAGGCGGCGAGTGCGATCGAGACGAACGCTGCCGAGCGCGAACTCGAATACAATCAGAACTACGTCCTCAGCCGGTGGGGGCAAAACCGCATGTACAACTACTTCGTGAACGGCGAAGCGGAAAGTTACGCCTATGCTCGGAGCAACTACCCGCAGTTTCTCAGTTCCCAGTCACCAGCGGGCGTCTACGACCGTCATTCGGGCCGGGTCGGCTACGTGGCCACGACCGACGGGCCCGACCTGCCGGCCGAGACGATGTACGGCCGGATGCACAACGCCATGGGCAGTCGAAACGGCGAGGTCAGTGGCCTTGGACACTTCCAGCCCGTCTACGCCAGCGAGAGCGGGAGCCACAAGGCGTTCGCACTGGTCCCTGGGGCCACCGTTCGCGGGACCGCCGCGGCGAACACCACGGTGACGCTCACAACTGACGTCAGCGTCTCCGGGACGTCGTTCGAGTACGAGCGCCAGACGACGGCGAACGCGACGGGTGCGTTCGCGGTGACCGTCGCGAACCCCGGGACCTACACCGTCACGATTCGGGACGGCGAGACCCGCGAGGTCGACGTCTCGCAGGCAGCGGTCTACGACGGCCAGAACGTGACGGTCGGATAG
- a CDS encoding electron transfer flavoprotein subunit alpha/FixB family protein codes for MTVLTVAEHRRGELRPVSLELLSVGRLLAEETGDEHHTVVIGGDVETFGRKLDREGVETVYTVDEGEEFNHDVYVQAVTQLAEALDPSLVVMPNTVNGLDYAPAVASDLGLPLVTDVVDVDYGERLTATRELYGSKTETTIDVHAEAAALTVRPGEWPAAEGVNGSSVEPFEVDVDESAVRSTVTGFEEVGGGDVDITDADVLVSVGRGIGEEENLDLVFDLAEALDATVSASRPLIDNGWLEKDRQVGQSGKVVTPDVYIAVGISGAVQHVAGMKGADTIVAINTDPNAPIFDIADYGIVDDLFDVVPALIEEFGG; via the coding sequence ATGACGGTACTGACCGTCGCCGAGCACCGCCGCGGCGAGCTCCGGCCGGTGAGCCTCGAACTGCTCAGCGTCGGCCGCCTGCTCGCCGAGGAGACGGGAGACGAGCACCACACCGTCGTAATCGGCGGCGACGTGGAGACGTTCGGTCGGAAACTCGACCGCGAGGGCGTCGAGACGGTCTACACCGTCGACGAGGGCGAGGAGTTCAACCACGACGTCTACGTCCAGGCGGTGACCCAACTGGCCGAGGCCCTCGACCCGTCGCTGGTGGTGATGCCAAACACGGTCAACGGCCTCGACTACGCCCCCGCTGTCGCCAGCGACCTGGGCCTGCCGCTGGTGACCGACGTGGTCGACGTCGACTACGGCGAGCGACTGACCGCGACCCGCGAGCTGTACGGGTCCAAGACCGAGACGACCATCGACGTCCACGCCGAGGCGGCCGCGCTGACGGTCCGACCCGGCGAGTGGCCCGCCGCGGAGGGCGTCAACGGCTCGTCCGTCGAGCCCTTCGAGGTCGACGTCGACGAGTCGGCGGTCCGCTCGACTGTCACCGGCTTCGAGGAGGTCGGTGGCGGCGACGTCGACATCACCGACGCCGACGTGCTGGTCTCGGTCGGGCGCGGCATCGGCGAGGAGGAGAACCTCGACCTCGTGTTCGACCTGGCCGAGGCGCTGGACGCGACGGTGTCGGCCTCCCGGCCGCTCATCGACAACGGCTGGCTGGAGAAGGACCGCCAGGTCGGCCAGTCGGGGAAGGTGGTCACGCCGGACGTCTACATCGCCGTCGGCATCTCCGGGGCCGTCCAGCACGTCGCCGGGATGAAGGGCGCCGACACCATCGTCGCCATCAACACCGACCCCAACGCGCCCATCTTCGACATCGCCGACTACGGCATCGTCGACGACCTCTTCGACGTGGTGCCGGCGCTCATCGAGGAGTTCGGCGGGTAA
- a CDS encoding AbrB/MazE/SpoVT family DNA-binding domain-containing protein → MSHEVEDETTVNESYSVTVPAAVRREAGVEAGDKIRWRVDDGTLSVELVKQHYGAFSGLDPVDIGEPTDAAEDHDLVAGDY, encoded by the coding sequence ATGTCCCACGAGGTCGAAGACGAAACGACGGTCAACGAGAGCTATTCGGTGACGGTCCCGGCAGCGGTACGGCGAGAGGCCGGCGTCGAGGCGGGCGACAAGATTCGGTGGCGCGTCGACGACGGGACTCTCTCGGTCGAACTCGTCAAGCAACACTACGGTGCGTTTTCAGGGCTCGACCCGGTCGACATCGGCGAACCGACCGACGCCGCCGAGGACCACGACCTCGTCGCCGGGGACTACTGA
- a CDS encoding PQQ-binding-like beta-propeller repeat protein, which yields MTDEPSTSPTATERPTESDTGAPTPDEDPTEASSGLRTWTPAWSFDPSFGSILALTEHDGALYATLGDDDGRSAVARLDTAGRSFHWQTQFPGGALTSTHLRQTNARDKWSLTFGDGSLYVVTGETQTEGESWTSLHALDPATGDERWSLQRERELAVAGVRDGTVVAGGLEFYHPDATHETPDEPLTTVVYGIDAASGDVRWTAEFTTVEAATTAAGGVGVASASGLTMLGLDGNERWAESTGSARAVVSVGETVVTAVADGDGSMLRAFAPDGTERWQKRRLVEEFLADGDVLYGLGEETVAVEADGTVAWHVDGYSQWPLLAPDGETLYARAAAMTNAVDAFSLPEGGRRFRYETPSNNGWPAGATEQMVVAEAITPEKADFTSLFAVDEQSGDPLAVYRPGDNVFDVAGLDGVAYASIGDRLLAFERPG from the coding sequence GTGACCGACGAACCGTCGACGTCACCGACCGCGACGGAGCGACCCACCGAATCGGACACCGGCGCACCGACGCCGGACGAAGATCCGACCGAAGCGTCGAGTGGCCTGCGAACGTGGACGCCCGCGTGGTCCTTCGACCCCAGTTTTGGCTCCATCCTGGCGCTGACCGAACACGACGGGGCCCTCTACGCGACGCTCGGAGACGATGACGGTCGATCGGCCGTCGCGCGACTCGACACTGCGGGGCGATCGTTCCACTGGCAGACCCAGTTCCCCGGCGGGGCGCTCACCAGCACCCACCTCCGACAGACGAACGCCCGCGACAAGTGGAGTCTCACGTTCGGCGACGGTTCGCTCTACGTCGTCACGGGCGAGACACAGACCGAAGGCGAGTCGTGGACCAGCCTGCACGCCCTGGACCCGGCGACGGGCGACGAACGCTGGTCGCTCCAGCGCGAGCGGGAACTGGCAGTCGCGGGCGTCCGGGACGGCACCGTCGTCGCCGGTGGCCTCGAGTTCTACCATCCCGACGCCACACACGAGACGCCGGACGAGCCGCTGACGACGGTCGTCTACGGAATCGACGCCGCGAGCGGCGACGTGCGCTGGACGGCGGAGTTCACCACGGTCGAGGCGGCAACCACCGCGGCCGGCGGCGTAGGCGTCGCGTCGGCGTCGGGACTCACGATGCTCGGTCTGGACGGGAACGAGCGCTGGGCGGAATCGACCGGGAGCGCCCGAGCCGTGGTCTCGGTCGGTGAGACAGTCGTCACCGCAGTCGCGGACGGCGACGGGTCGATGCTCCGTGCGTTCGCCCCCGACGGCACCGAACGGTGGCAGAAGCGCCGGCTGGTCGAGGAGTTCCTGGCCGACGGCGACGTGCTGTACGGACTCGGCGAGGAGACGGTCGCTGTCGAGGCAGACGGGACCGTCGCCTGGCACGTCGACGGCTACAGCCAGTGGCCGCTGCTGGCACCCGACGGGGAGACGCTGTACGCACGCGCCGCCGCGATGACCAACGCCGTCGACGCCTTCTCGCTGCCGGAGGGTGGCCGTCGGTTCCGCTACGAGACGCCGTCGAACAACGGCTGGCCGGCCGGCGCGACGGAGCAGATGGTCGTCGCGGAGGCCATCACGCCCGAGAAGGCCGACTTCACGAGCCTGTTCGCCGTCGACGAGCAGTCGGGCGACCCGCTAGCGGTTTACCGGCCGGGGGACAACGTCTTCGACGTCGCGGGGCTCGACGGGGTCGCCTACGCCAGTATCGGCGACCGTCTCCTCGCCTTCGAGCGGCCGGGCTGA
- a CDS encoding type II toxin-antitoxin system VapC family toxin: MAAVAVDANVLIAARLSRDQNHERGDAITRAMDHGTLPIAYVLSDVLEEVVNYLQARAGHDVATETLDAILESSGFSLQQTSKSDFDAGRSVFRRYESLSLTDAVIVAAMDRTDVDYLYSFDDGFDSVPEVTRLTTPENPYEQ, from the coding sequence ATGGCCGCAGTCGCCGTGGATGCGAACGTTCTCATCGCGGCCCGACTCTCCCGCGATCAGAATCACGAGCGCGGGGACGCGATCACGCGGGCGATGGACCACGGAACACTCCCGATAGCGTACGTCCTCAGCGACGTTCTGGAGGAAGTCGTCAACTACCTTCAGGCGAGAGCAGGACACGACGTCGCGACCGAAACGCTCGATGCGATACTCGAGAGCAGCGGGTTTTCCCTCCAGCAGACCTCGAAGTCCGACTTCGACGCTGGTCGCTCCGTGTTCCGACGCTACGAATCACTCTCGCTGACGGATGCCGTCATCGTTGCAGCGATGGACCGAACAGATGTCGACTACCTCTACAGTTTCGACGATGGGTTCGACAGCGTCCCCGAAGTCACTCGTCTCACGACACCCGAAAATCCGTACGAGCAATAG